The proteins below are encoded in one region of Chiloscyllium plagiosum isolate BGI_BamShark_2017 chromosome 7, ASM401019v2, whole genome shotgun sequence:
- the LOC122551411 gene encoding protein SGT1 homolog isoform X1, giving the protein MKIILFLFAAAQILYQSDSVGPCEPTTIPVIDSVLNATTARVNTLFAMGNPLTIVNCRVTNINESGSFILKLDLAFDVQEAASSIAPGMNLSSAINLTCTSQVIIENTTIDIVSLVCNSTSTNSTPEPSATPTPGPTSTPETTPTSTPEPMTTPTPEPMTSTKRKPPSSSESNESIDSNESSESNESSDSNES; this is encoded by the exons ATGAAAattattctgtttttgtttgctgcaGCCCAGATTCTTTATCAATCTG ATTCGGTAGGTCCATGCGAACCAACTACCATTCCCGTGATTGATTCAGTCTTGAATGCTACAACTGCAAGGGTGAATACACTTTTCGCAATGGGTAACCCCTTGACTATTGTGAACTGTAGAGTAACAAAT ATTAATGAAAGTGGAAGCTTTATACTTAAGCTGGATTTAGCCTTTGATGTGCAGGAAGCTGCATCCAGCATTGCCCCTGGAATGAATCTCTCAAGTGCT ATAAACTTGACTTGCACAAGCCAAGTCATTATTGAGAATACCACCATTGACATAGTTTCTCTAGTTTGTAACTCAACTTCCACAAACTCGACACCTGAACCATCTGCAACGCCAACACCAGGGCCAACGTCAACACCAGAAACAACACCAACGTCAACACCGGAGCCAATGACAACACCAACGCCAGAACCAATGACTTCAACGAAAAGAAAGCCACCATCATCATCAGAAAGCAATGAATCAATAGACAGCAATGAATCGTCAGAAAGCAATGAATCATCGGATAGCAATGAATCATAA
- the LOC122551411 gene encoding protein psiD-like isoform X2 has translation MKIILFLFAAAQILYQSDSVGPCEPTTIPVIDSVLNATTARVNTLFAMGNPLTIVNCRVTNINLTCTSQVIIENTTIDIVSLVCNSTSTNSTPEPSATPTPGPTSTPETTPTSTPEPMTTPTPEPMTSTKRKPPSSSESNESIDSNESSESNESSDSNES, from the exons ATGAAAattattctgtttttgtttgctgcaGCCCAGATTCTTTATCAATCTG ATTCGGTAGGTCCATGCGAACCAACTACCATTCCCGTGATTGATTCAGTCTTGAATGCTACAACTGCAAGGGTGAATACACTTTTCGCAATGGGTAACCCCTTGACTATTGTGAACTGTAGAGTAACAAAT ATAAACTTGACTTGCACAAGCCAAGTCATTATTGAGAATACCACCATTGACATAGTTTCTCTAGTTTGTAACTCAACTTCCACAAACTCGACACCTGAACCATCTGCAACGCCAACACCAGGGCCAACGTCAACACCAGAAACAACACCAACGTCAACACCGGAGCCAATGACAACACCAACGCCAGAACCAATGACTTCAACGAAAAGAAAGCCACCATCATCATCAGAAAGCAATGAATCAATAGACAGCAATGAATCGTCAGAAAGCAATGAATCATCGGATAGCAATGAATCATAA
- the LOC122551411 gene encoding G8 domain-containing protein DDB_G0286311-like isoform X3 translates to MKIILFLFAAAQILYQSDSVGPCEPTTIPVIDSVLNATTARVNTLFAMGNPLTIVNCRVTNINESGSFILKLDLAFDVQEAASSIAPGMNLSSASFDLQINLTCTSQVIIENTTIDIVSLVCNSTSTNSTPEPSATPTPGPTSTPETTPTSTPEPMTTPTPEPMTSTKRKPPSSSESNESIDSNESSESNESSDSNES, encoded by the exons ATGAAAattattctgtttttgtttgctgcaGCCCAGATTCTTTATCAATCTG ATTCGGTAGGTCCATGCGAACCAACTACCATTCCCGTGATTGATTCAGTCTTGAATGCTACAACTGCAAGGGTGAATACACTTTTCGCAATGGGTAACCCCTTGACTATTGTGAACTGTAGAGTAACAAAT ATTAATGAAAGTGGAAGCTTTATACTTAAGCTGGATTTAGCCTTTGATGTGCAGGAAGCTGCATCCAGCATTGCCCCTGGAATGAATCTCTCAAGTGCT TCTTTTGATCTACAGATAAACTTGACTTGCACAAGCCAAGTCATTATTGAGAATACCACCATTGACATAGTTTCTCTAGTTTGTAACTCAACTTCCACAAACTCGACACCTGAACCATCTGCAACGCCAACACCAGGGCCAACGTCAACACCAGAAACAACACCAACGTCAACACCGGAGCCAATGACAACACCAACGCCAGAACCAATGACTTCAACGAAAAGAAAGCCACCATCATCATCAGAAAGCAATGAATCAATAGACAGCAATGAATCGTCAGAAAGCAATGAATCATCGGATAGCAATGAATCATAA